A window of Candidatus Dadabacteria bacterium contains these coding sequences:
- a CDS encoding STAS-like domain-containing protein gives MKNLLKIAEEFSPAPIGRYRSDSNKSGEAFRDDLLFPRIDKAIRENDVLVVDFEGMEGLTSSFLEEAFGGLISVKGLSAEAVIKALEFRPENSYFDPYIENVREYIRDAQDQQ, from the coding sequence ATGAAAAACTTGTTGAAGATAGCTGAAGAGTTTTCTCCTGCGCCGATTGGCAGGTACAGGAGTGACAGCAACAAAAGCGGAGAAGCGTTCCGTGATGACTTGCTGTTTCCACGCATTGACAAGGCAATCAGGGAAAATGATGTTCTGGTAGTGGATTTTGAGGGCATGGAAGGATTGACCTCATCCTTCTTGGAAGAGGCATTCGGCGGACTTATTAGTGTGAAAGGACTGTCTGCTGAGGCGGTTATTAAAGCACTGGAGTTCAGACCGGAAAACAGCTACTTTGATCCATACATTGAGAATGTAAGAGAATAC